From Acomys russatus chromosome 25, mAcoRus1.1, whole genome shotgun sequence, a single genomic window includes:
- the LOC127208222 gene encoding LOW QUALITY PROTEIN: 28S ribosomal protein S12, mitochondrial-like (The sequence of the model RefSeq protein was modified relative to this genomic sequence to represent the inferred CDS: inserted 1 base in 1 codon) → MSWPCLLRGLTTSLSRGLALAHQLWATRSMATLNQMHXLGHWKEPLKPLGPTEGRPQLKGVVLSTFIQKPKKPNSANRKCIRVHLSTGREAVCFIPGESHTLQEHHVVLVEGGRTQDLPGVKLKVVRGRYDCGHVQNKK, encoded by the exons ATGTCCTGGCCGTGCCTTCTCCGTGGCCTCACCACATCCCTCAGTCGTGGCCTAGCCCTAGCTCACCAGCTCTGGGCCACCCGATCCATGGCCACCCTGAACCAGATGC AGCTAGGCCACTGGAAGGAACCCCTCAAGCCTCTGGGCCCCACAGAGGGCCGGCCCCAGCTGAAGGGTGTGGTGCTGAGCACCTTTATCCAAAAGCCGAAGAAACCTAACTCTGCCAACCGAAAGTGCATCCGAGTGCACCTCAGCACAGGCAGAGAGGCCGTCTGCTTCATCCCTGGGGAGAGCCACACCCTGCAGGAGCACCACGTGGTCCTCGTGGAGGGCGGTCGCACCCAGGACCTGCCTGGGGTCAAGCTCAAAGTTGTGAGGGGCAGGTATGACTGTGGCCACGTGCAAAACAAGAAATGA